In Bacteroidota bacterium, a genomic segment contains:
- a CDS encoding NUDIX hydrolase has product MTAALRGALASAIPVDEAEAAMQREMLIFLDKHVDSLFRTQLLGHFTASAWVLDLDTQSVLLIHHRKLDKWLQPGGHADGDADLLAVAQREVWEETGLQTQPLQENIFDLDIHEIPARAHEPAHLHLDVRYLLTPAKNSILALNHEVKDARWVPLHEVVFLSNERSLLRMVDKSLAQMPDILARWAM; this is encoded by the coding sequence ATGACCGCAGCTTTGCGAGGCGCATTGGCATCGGCTATTCCTGTGGACGAAGCGGAAGCTGCCATGCAACGGGAGATGCTCATTTTTTTGGACAAGCATGTGGATAGCCTTTTCCGCACGCAATTGTTGGGACACTTCACGGCCTCAGCTTGGGTGCTGGATTTGGATACGCAGTCCGTTTTATTGATCCATCACAGGAAGCTGGACAAATGGCTGCAGCCTGGCGGCCATGCCGATGGAGACGCCGACTTGTTGGCAGTCGCACAACGGGAGGTTTGGGAGGAAACCGGCCTTCAAACACAGCCTTTGCAGGAAAACATCTTCGATTTGGACATCCACGAGATCCCTGCCCGCGCGCATGAGCCCGCACATTTGCACCTGGATGTACGCTACCTGCTCACGCCTGCAAAAAACAGCATCCTTGCGCTCAACCATGAAGTCAAGGACGCACGATGGGTTCCGCTCCATGAAGTTGTATTCCTCAGCAACGAGCGGTCTCTCCTTAGAATGGTGGATAAGTCTTTGGCCCAAATGCCTGATATTCTCGCCCGATGGGCGATGTAA
- a CDS encoding nucleoside triphosphate pyrophosphohydrolase family protein has translation MKTALELVEEFHRSFGIPARQEPTATIPEAAMRFEIMREENEEYREACEKNDLIAIADALGDQLYVLCGTILAHGLQDKIQAVLEEIHRSNMSKLDADGNPIVREDGKILKSEGYFRPNLAPILHPAE, from the coding sequence ATGAAGACAGCACTGGAACTGGTGGAGGAATTCCACCGCAGTTTTGGCATTCCGGCAAGGCAGGAGCCGACCGCTACCATTCCGGAAGCGGCGATGCGCTTTGAAATCATGCGCGAGGAAAACGAAGAATACCGCGAAGCCTGCGAAAAAAACGACCTCATTGCGATTGCTGACGCACTTGGGGACCAATTGTATGTACTTTGCGGTACGATCTTGGCACATGGTCTTCAGGACAAAATTCAAGCGGTACTGGAGGAAATCCATCGTTCCAACATGAGCAAACTTGATGCGGATGGCAACCCGATCGTGCGGGAAGATGGAAAAATCCTCAAAAGCGAAGGCTACTTCCGGCCGAACCTTGCCCCGATTTTGCATCCGGCGGAATGA
- a CDS encoding PKD domain-containing protein: MKKFHFSFPLTICLTLGLSLLVGCQEAPEACYTPSANLVDANVDVSFENCTEPVGESYAWDFGDGATSTEVNPVHRFAAEGQYLVGLTAKGKTRSSDNVFKTLITVGQRLLSLASITDLPELNPGGSAWDAGDNPDIAVRFAKGAVVAYQSPTRVDAAWTFPMAVQMPSSDLVLTPETWTISVLDIDGAGEEVMASFQANLATVAPSGLLSMNFSGANGAAMQITYTLRQ; the protein is encoded by the coding sequence ATGAAAAAATTTCATTTTTCTTTTCCGTTGACCATTTGCCTTACCTTGGGGCTGAGCCTCCTTGTTGGCTGCCAAGAAGCACCTGAAGCCTGCTACACACCAAGTGCCAATCTGGTCGATGCCAATGTCGATGTGAGCTTTGAAAATTGTACTGAACCGGTCGGCGAAAGCTATGCTTGGGATTTTGGCGACGGTGCCACAAGCACAGAGGTCAATCCTGTTCACCGCTTTGCTGCAGAAGGCCAATATTTAGTTGGACTCACAGCAAAAGGTAAAACGCGTAGCAGCGACAATGTCTTCAAAACCCTCATCACCGTCGGTCAGCGCCTGCTTTCCTTGGCGAGCATCACCGACCTCCCGGAATTGAACCCCGGGGGAAGTGCATGGGATGCAGGTGACAACCCCGACATTGCAGTGAGATTTGCCAAGGGCGCGGTGGTGGCCTATCAGTCACCTACACGCGTCGATGCAGCCTGGACGTTTCCGATGGCGGTGCAGATGCCTTCATCCGACCTGGTTTTGACTCCTGAAACTTGGACAATTTCCGTTTTGGACATTGATGGAGCGGGAGAAGAAGTGATGGCGAGCTTTCAGGCGAATTTGGCAACTGTGGCCCCTTCGGGACTCCTCTCCATGAATTTCTCTGGAGCAAATGGCGCCGCGATGCAAATCACCTATACCTTGCGTCAATAA
- a CDS encoding carboxypeptidase regulatory-like domain-containing protein: MISLYPRLLHLLLLPFLLLGLSANAQMGSIKGRLLLDQSPISDETIILKNAEGRIFNGTMTDEFGDFKFHDVPPGTYIVVGKYKDFEAEVECVVNPGIEVPVSLRCKKKSLFQWIPDGNMQRLNLPVYTYQTVPHIQHSDFQLIG; this comes from the coding sequence ATGATCAGCTTGTACCCTCGGCTGCTTCACTTGCTCCTCCTCCCCTTTTTGTTGCTCGGCCTGAGCGCAAATGCGCAAATGGGGAGCATCAAAGGTCGGTTGCTACTTGACCAATCCCCCATTTCCGATGAAACGATCATTCTCAAGAACGCAGAGGGGAGAATTTTCAACGGCACGATGACCGACGAATTTGGTGACTTCAAATTTCACGATGTGCCGCCCGGAACCTATATTGTTGTGGGCAAATACAAAGACTTCGAGGCCGAGGTCGAATGCGTTGTGAATCCTGGAATTGAAGTTCCGGTTTCCCTACGTTGCAAAAAGAAGTCGCTCTTCCAATGGATTCCAGATGGGAATATGCAACGCCTGAATTTGCCTGTTTACACCTACCAAACCGTACCTCACATCCAGCATTCTGATTTCCAGTTGATTGGCTAG
- a CDS encoding carboxypeptidase regulatory-like domain-containing protein, producing MKTSVKFSLTAALLAILMVCSLGAMAQLGKIHGTIKQGGVSIPSAKVSLYNNGQFTGKGLLTDLAGNYEFALLDPGTYTIVVTVGGTEFSQSVSLSPGETQPMNIALVAPSRDPDNDLPSDKGTEIPTIDITDAIVFDVDRDVRTIDRKEIGQIAGPRDINTILASSGAPVFQKDHGDPLNFKGSRDNANATYFDNMKIRGSDQLPLGAIEQVSLMTGGVPAEYGDVLGAVIVVTTRNPSMSMGHVGKPLTRAEKQMLKQQRKKGSNGGQFAPESDLACN from the coding sequence ATGAAAACGTCAGTAAAATTCAGTCTAACCGCAGCCTTGCTCGCCATCTTGATGGTTTGCAGCTTGGGCGCGATGGCACAGTTGGGGAAAATCCATGGAACGATTAAGCAAGGTGGGGTTTCGATTCCAAGTGCCAAAGTTTCATTGTACAATAATGGCCAATTCACAGGCAAAGGACTTCTCACGGACCTTGCTGGCAATTATGAATTTGCCTTGCTTGATCCCGGAACCTACACAATCGTTGTAACCGTTGGCGGAACTGAATTTTCCCAATCGGTGAGTTTGTCTCCTGGGGAAACCCAACCGATGAATATCGCCTTGGTGGCACCTTCACGCGATCCTGATAATGATCTCCCAAGTGACAAAGGCACAGAAATCCCGACCATCGACATCACGGATGCAATTGTGTTTGATGTTGATCGCGATGTAAGAACGATTGACCGCAAAGAAATCGGCCAAATTGCCGGACCAAGGGACATCAACACCATCTTGGCAAGTTCTGGCGCACCAGTCTTTCAAAAGGATCACGGTGATCCACTCAATTTCAAAGGTTCCCGAGACAATGCCAATGCGACCTATTTCGACAATATGAAAATCCGTGGCAGTGACCAATTGCCGCTCGGAGCGATTGAGCAGGTTTCTTTGATGACCGGCGGCGTTCCTGCAGAATATGGAGATGTCCTTGGCGCTGTGATTGTGGTCACCACCCGCAATCCAAGCATGTCGATGGGCCATGTAGGCAAGCCTTTGACCCGCGCTGAAAAGCAAATGCTCAAACAACAACGCAAAAAAGGTAGCAACGGAGGTCAGTTCGCTCCGGAATCTGACTTGGCTTGCAACTGA
- a CDS encoding S46 family peptidase: protein MFKKPFLMLVGLLFGLRLMAGNPTSMPVPPNEGMWLPHLIKTLNFSEMQQMGFKLSAEDIYSVNKSSLKDAVVQLGGFCTAEVVSPEGLLFTNHHCGYDAIATHSSVEHDYLTDGFWAMSKSEELPNEGLTVSFLQRIEDVTARLATVAAGASAEEAEVKIGEEIEKIEMEASEDGKYRAEVKPMFNGNEHLLFVYEVFRDIRLVGAPPSSIGKFGGDTDNWMWPRQTGDFSIMRVYADKDNNPADYSADNVPYKPKHFLPVSIKGLKEGEFAMTMGYPGSTDRYLSSYAIDFQYKNSNPLIVKILGERLRIMKADMDADPKVRIMLASNYASLANTYKYFLGQNRGLDRRGLIEERQAMEAEFTKWANADPTRKGKYGKVLEDFKKNYEQSAGVLNLASYMNMAGFAPGLVTYGIGYWRLGMAMAKSPDDASAWAGQIQSLKDGLDAHFKEYNLHTDQNIFARMSELMHTDLPEMYHLDAFKGKLFSKSKAKGEMSRYQAYAANVFKSSMLVDAARAKAFLDKPSKKALDADPGVEFVTSVITLYRSQLAAGQGMFEAVNAASMKTYEAGMHEMMPNKKFYPDANFTMRVSYGKMIPYDPRDGVSYKAQTFAKGILEKEVKGDEEFDVPAKLHDLFVKKDFGRYGQNGDLPLCFLTDNDITGGNSGSPVINGNGELIGIAFDGNWESMTGDLVFDPGVQRTISVDIRYVLFVIEKYAGATNLIKELTIVQ from the coding sequence ATGTTTAAAAAACCTTTTCTGATGTTGGTGGGCTTGCTTTTTGGCTTGCGCCTGATGGCAGGTAATCCAACCTCGATGCCCGTTCCGCCCAATGAAGGCATGTGGCTTCCTCACCTGATCAAGACACTCAATTTCTCCGAGATGCAGCAAATGGGCTTCAAGCTCTCTGCCGAGGATATCTATAGTGTCAACAAATCTTCGCTCAAAGATGCCGTCGTGCAACTGGGTGGATTTTGTACCGCTGAAGTGGTATCGCCTGAAGGCCTGCTCTTCACCAACCACCACTGCGGTTACGATGCGATTGCAACCCACAGTTCGGTCGAGCACGACTACTTGACCGATGGCTTTTGGGCCATGTCAAAATCTGAAGAGCTCCCCAACGAAGGCTTGACCGTTTCCTTTCTGCAGCGCATCGAAGATGTGACCGCACGTCTTGCCACGGTTGCTGCGGGCGCAAGTGCAGAAGAGGCTGAAGTCAAGATAGGAGAAGAAATCGAGAAAATTGAAATGGAAGCTTCCGAGGACGGTAAATACCGCGCCGAGGTCAAGCCGATGTTCAATGGCAACGAGCACCTTCTGTTTGTCTATGAAGTCTTCCGCGACATCCGCCTCGTGGGTGCACCGCCTTCAAGCATCGGCAAATTCGGTGGCGACACCGACAACTGGATGTGGCCTCGCCAAACCGGCGACTTCTCCATCATGCGTGTCTATGCCGACAAAGACAACAATCCTGCCGATTATTCGGCCGACAACGTGCCTTACAAACCCAAGCACTTTTTGCCGGTTTCGATCAAAGGCTTGAAGGAAGGTGAATTTGCAATGACCATGGGCTATCCTGGCAGCACCGACCGCTACCTCAGCTCTTACGCGATTGACTTTCAGTACAAAAACAGCAATCCTTTGATCGTGAAGATCTTGGGCGAGCGTTTGCGCATCATGAAGGCCGATATGGATGCAGATCCCAAAGTACGCATCATGCTGGCGAGCAACTATGCATCCCTTGCTAATACCTATAAGTACTTCCTGGGCCAAAACCGTGGCTTGGATCGCCGTGGTTTGATCGAGGAGCGCCAAGCGATGGAAGCCGAGTTCACCAAATGGGCAAATGCTGATCCTACCCGCAAGGGAAAATATGGAAAAGTGCTCGAAGACTTCAAGAAAAACTACGAGCAAAGTGCTGGGGTATTGAACCTTGCGAGTTACATGAACATGGCAGGTTTTGCGCCTGGCTTGGTTACTTATGGCATTGGATACTGGAGACTTGGCATGGCCATGGCCAAAAGCCCCGATGATGCCTCTGCTTGGGCTGGCCAAATCCAAAGCCTCAAAGACGGACTCGACGCGCACTTCAAGGAATACAATCTCCATACCGATCAAAACATCTTTGCACGCATGAGCGAGCTGATGCATACCGATCTTCCCGAAATGTATCATTTGGATGCCTTCAAGGGCAAGTTGTTCAGCAAGTCAAAGGCAAAAGGCGAAATGAGCCGCTATCAGGCCTATGCAGCCAATGTTTTCAAATCCAGCATGTTGGTGGATGCCGCGCGTGCCAAGGCATTCTTGGATAAGCCCAGCAAGAAGGCACTTGATGCCGATCCGGGGGTTGAATTCGTGACCAGCGTGATCACGCTCTATCGTTCACAACTTGCAGCAGGTCAAGGAATGTTTGAGGCAGTCAACGCGGCTAGCATGAAGACCTACGAGGCCGGCATGCACGAAATGATGCCCAACAAGAAATTCTATCCCGATGCCAACTTCACCATGCGTGTGAGCTACGGCAAGATGATTCCTTATGATCCACGCGACGGTGTGAGCTACAAAGCGCAGACCTTTGCAAAGGGCATTTTGGAGAAGGAAGTCAAAGGCGACGAAGAATTTGACGTTCCAGCCAAACTCCACGATCTTTTTGTGAAGAAAGACTTCGGACGTTATGGCCAAAATGGCGATTTGCCACTGTGCTTCCTTACCGACAACGACATCACAGGCGGTAACTCCGGTTCACCGGTGATCAATGGCAATGGCGAATTGATCGGTATCGCATTTGACGGCAACTGGGAATCGATGACGGGTGACCTCGTTTTCGATCCAGGTGTGCAGCGTACCATCAGCGTGGACATCCGCTACGTGCTTTTCGTGATCGAGAAGTATGCAGGAGCCACCAACCTGATCAAGGAATTGACCATCGTTCAGTAA
- a CDS encoding HD domain-containing protein, whose protein sequence is MKHDQPLPLPASLLEQMDATPQNPRYHREGSVLAHTQFVVQQCLDMQHQFDLDDDERLVLYWAAVLHDIGKTVATVWQDNRWRSPGHERAGVPFALEILLQHPEISPSNRRRILDLVRWHGFPLKFSQWQQSLDELKLLGTRTDIRLLAIFGLFDFYGRQCDDSVEVLAKMHYFHEHSVPKAEFELGKFKTLHGSFESWNLRHKNAVWNAIKMKDVRLLEKLLQARQTDTQQTRGQKATLVIGPPLSGKSTWIAKEYPDNFTIHLGEHGIDNSLVNNSYLQGRKMVEIKHLLRVYLNRHQHLIIESRPIEEGIRRQLTDILRDMPVEVNYDIVETGLEVLKTRNQDSGVEMAISTLENEYHQVDLIHPWEAHNMRYIHGEAL, encoded by the coding sequence ATGAAGCACGATCAACCACTTCCTTTGCCTGCGTCGCTCTTGGAGCAGATGGATGCAACGCCGCAAAATCCGCGGTATCACCGCGAAGGCAGTGTTTTGGCGCATACACAATTCGTTGTGCAACAATGCCTTGACATGCAGCATCAATTCGACCTCGACGACGATGAACGGCTTGTCCTTTATTGGGCGGCCGTTTTGCACGACATCGGCAAGACAGTGGCGACAGTTTGGCAAGACAACCGATGGCGCTCGCCCGGGCATGAGCGGGCAGGCGTGCCTTTTGCCTTGGAAATACTGTTGCAGCATCCTGAGATTTCGCCCTCCAATCGTAGGCGAATCCTCGATTTGGTACGTTGGCATGGCTTTCCACTGAAATTTTCACAATGGCAACAGTCCTTGGATGAACTGAAACTGCTGGGAACCCGCACCGACATCCGACTTTTGGCAATTTTTGGGTTGTTTGACTTTTATGGCCGGCAATGTGATGACAGTGTAGAAGTTTTGGCGAAAATGCACTACTTCCACGAACACTCCGTTCCAAAAGCCGAATTCGAGTTGGGCAAATTCAAAACCCTTCACGGATCCTTTGAATCCTGGAACTTGCGCCACAAAAACGCCGTCTGGAATGCCATCAAAATGAAGGATGTGCGGTTGCTGGAAAAACTTTTACAGGCCCGCCAAACCGATACGCAACAGACCCGCGGCCAAAAGGCGACCCTTGTGATCGGCCCTCCCCTTTCGGGCAAATCCACCTGGATCGCCAAGGAATATCCCGACAATTTCACCATTCACCTTGGAGAACACGGGATCGACAACTCGCTCGTGAACAACTCCTACCTGCAGGGCCGTAAAATGGTGGAGATCAAGCACCTGCTTCGCGTTTACTTGAACCGCCATCAGCACCTGATCATTGAATCCCGCCCCATTGAAGAAGGCATTCGCAGGCAGCTCACGGATATTTTGCGCGACATGCCCGTGGAGGTCAATTACGATATCGTGGAAACGGGCTTGGAAGTGTTGAAAACCAGAAACCAAGACAGCGGCGTTGAAATGGCAATTTCAACCCTGGAAAACGAATACCATCAAGTGGATTTGATCCATCCCTGGGAGGCGCACAACATGCGCTACATCCACGGAGAAGCCCTTTAG
- a CDS encoding PD40 domain-containing protein, with protein MRAFTSILRQILISLPLLLATVYGQAGKELSLKLEKSVYLQEKTSEFESSSLPFLVFPHINEYPFYDGKEYIKRIEKAELEQDLIALDTLLSNFIGHWGIKNFNTHVDYLWKAGQVKELLGDTIASALYYEVGLKNQRPWKPQVKIHFDSLKAQKNVEWVDLQFYYKILEARRKIDPLIPPKGVMLNMGPKINSERPDYAPFMHPSDSVLIFTSRRDEEIVIDDIGERKNEDLYFVEKGFIDGTWSYAERFSGIINSKYNEGSATLSPDGRTLYFTRCDEPNGYGSCDIYIADFSGGEWINIRNIGPNVNSAEWDSHPNITPDGKALYFTSNRKGGFGKSDLYVTRRLEDGTWTKAENLGPTINTIEDEVTPFFHQVNQSFYFSSTGHLKNLGGYDIYKARWLDDHWESPKNVGPLVNSPSNEYYFSIDGKGTRLFYASAKKDQNKAEYQQNFDLYSFAMPMEARPDAIVTLRGYLIDSVTGNPITGIVLVIDRDQGIEVAPKHINKFGYFEFDLINSHKYDIYIQGENFLTIKEDITLNGDTTFTEITKSFDVGKPMVFENLEFDDDSYELNDRIEPKLNYLIGFLKKYPMFRLEVKGHTDSDGEAKYNLELSRKRAAMIRKYIVGAGGFSEDMILAQGFGETRPLVANDNEDHKNMNRRVEFELWLDPNYQGPSVLPTSEEFDFDDLTEDDFDPEFMKETDWDWNQDEALDDYEWETDPEEDADLLKEFDDFGMDPAAKPPIDEEDIEEEEEDLDAEDGGL; from the coding sequence ATGAGGGCCTTCACCTCCATCCTACGGCAAATCCTGATCAGTTTGCCGCTGTTGCTTGCCACTGTTTACGGGCAAGCCGGGAAGGAATTGAGCCTGAAACTGGAGAAATCCGTCTATCTCCAAGAAAAAACCAGCGAATTTGAAAGCAGTTCGTTGCCGTTTCTGGTCTTCCCGCACATCAACGAATATCCCTTTTACGACGGCAAGGAATACATCAAACGCATAGAAAAGGCTGAATTAGAGCAGGATTTGATTGCGTTGGATACGCTTTTGAGCAATTTCATTGGCCATTGGGGCATCAAAAATTTTAATACCCACGTCGATTACCTCTGGAAGGCGGGCCAAGTCAAGGAATTGCTGGGCGACACGATCGCCTCGGCGCTTTACTACGAAGTTGGTCTGAAAAATCAGCGGCCCTGGAAACCACAGGTCAAGATTCACTTTGATTCGCTCAAGGCCCAGAAGAATGTCGAATGGGTTGATCTTCAATTCTATTACAAGATTTTGGAGGCTCGGCGCAAAATCGATCCGCTGATTCCGCCCAAAGGCGTGATGCTCAACATGGGCCCGAAAATCAATTCGGAGCGACCGGATTATGCACCGTTTATGCACCCGAGCGACTCGGTTTTGATCTTCACAAGCCGGCGCGACGAGGAGATTGTGATCGACGACATCGGCGAACGCAAAAACGAGGATCTCTACTTTGTCGAAAAGGGCTTTATCGATGGCACTTGGAGCTATGCCGAACGATTTTCGGGGATCATCAACAGCAAATACAACGAAGGGTCGGCGACTTTGAGTCCTGACGGGCGCACGTTGTACTTTACCCGTTGTGACGAACCCAATGGCTACGGATCCTGCGACATCTACATTGCAGACTTCTCAGGCGGCGAATGGATCAACATTCGAAACATCGGCCCCAATGTCAATTCGGCAGAATGGGACAGCCACCCCAACATCACGCCCGACGGCAAAGCGCTGTATTTCACGAGTAACCGCAAGGGGGGATTTGGAAAAAGCGATTTGTACGTAACGCGGAGACTGGAAGACGGCACCTGGACAAAGGCCGAAAATCTCGGTCCTACCATCAACACCATTGAAGATGAAGTAACGCCGTTTTTCCATCAGGTCAACCAATCCTTCTATTTTAGTTCGACGGGGCACCTCAAAAACTTGGGAGGCTACGACATTTACAAAGCGCGTTGGCTCGATGACCATTGGGAAAGCCCTAAAAATGTCGGTCCGCTCGTCAATTCGCCCTCCAACGAATACTATTTTTCCATCGACGGCAAGGGGACAAGGCTCTTTTACGCGAGTGCCAAAAAGGATCAAAACAAGGCAGAATACCAGCAAAACTTTGATTTGTATTCCTTTGCGATGCCCATGGAGGCACGCCCGGATGCGATTGTGACCTTGCGTGGTTACCTCATTGACTCCGTGACCGGAAATCCGATCACAGGCATTGTCCTCGTGATCGACCGCGATCAAGGCATCGAAGTGGCGCCCAAGCACATCAATAAATTCGGCTACTTTGAGTTTGACCTGATCAACAGCCACAAGTACGACATCTATATTCAAGGCGAGAACTTCCTTACCATCAAGGAGGACATCACGCTCAATGGCGATACGACGTTCACGGAAATCACCAAAAGCTTTGATGTCGGCAAGCCGATGGTCTTTGAAAATCTGGAATTCGACGACGACAGCTACGAATTGAATGACCGCATCGAACCGAAATTGAACTACCTGATCGGCTTTTTGAAGAAATATCCGATGTTCAGGTTGGAGGTCAAGGGACATACAGACAGTGACGGCGAAGCCAAATACAACTTGGAATTGTCGCGCAAACGGGCGGCCATGATCCGGAAATACATTGTCGGGGCTGGCGGATTCAGCGAGGATATGATCTTGGCGCAAGGATTTGGTGAAACGAGACCCTTGGTGGCCAATGACAACGAGGATCATAAGAACATGAACCGCCGCGTCGAATTTGAACTTTGGCTCGATCCCAATTACCAAGGTCCGTCTGTGCTTCCGACAAGCGAGGAATTTGATTTTGACGACCTCACAGAAGACGACTTCGACCCCGAATTCATGAAGGAAACCGATTGGGACTGGAATCAGGACGAGGCACTCGACGACTACGAATGGGAAACTGACCCTGAGGAAGATGCCGATTTACTCAAGGAATTTGACGATTTCGGTATGGATCCCGCCGCAAAACCGCCGATTGACGAAGAGGACATTGAGGAAGAAGAAGAGGACTTGGACGCTGAAGACGGCGGCCTCTAA
- a CDS encoding TetR family transcriptional regulator yields the protein MKTEDIILKRALEMFNEKGIEYVGLRELATDLKMRVSNINYYFPTKDDLVDRLSRNLSLLNSQTIFPKDHLDITSFFEMLGQVFRNQIQYRCLLLSFVHLMTQNPRIAERYKETSTNRNSALTGNLQSLIHNGDLSIESEVEIAYLVSALALIIRFWISEATISLSQLSLDQQIKHYLHIIARLLLPYCSEQGKVSLEAFLAL from the coding sequence ATGAAAACGGAAGACATTATTTTGAAACGTGCCCTTGAGATGTTCAACGAAAAGGGGATTGAATATGTCGGCTTACGCGAGTTAGCTACAGACCTGAAAATGCGTGTGAGCAACATCAATTACTATTTTCCGACCAAAGACGATTTGGTCGATCGACTCTCGCGCAATCTCTCATTGCTAAATTCCCAGACGATATTCCCGAAGGATCACCTTGACATCACTTCCTTCTTTGAAATGCTGGGACAGGTTTTCCGCAATCAAATTCAATACCGTTGCCTCCTCCTCAGCTTCGTGCATCTTATGACTCAAAATCCGAGGATTGCAGAACGGTACAAGGAGACATCCACCAACCGAAACAGTGCTTTAACGGGCAATCTGCAATCTCTGATTCACAATGGAGACCTGTCGATCGAATCCGAAGTCGAAATTGCATATCTAGTTTCCGCCTTGGCACTGATTATCCGCTTTTGGATATCGGAAGCGACGATCAGCCTTTCTCAATTGAGCCTTGACCAGCAAATCAAGCATTACCTTCACATTATCGCCCGGCTACTTCTCCCCTATTGCAGTGAGCAGGGTAAGGTTTCATTGGAAGCCTTTCTAGCGCTTTGA
- a CDS encoding cupin domain-containing protein, whose protein sequence is MNQKLPHTIQNCVGEELTFQSIVSAGDEKRILVHASCKPGAGPAMHVHFRQDESLTVRKGKMGYQILGEAPKVCEVGETILFPRGTPHKFWAADGIDLEMEGWIQPVDNIVFYLSAIYAAQNASGKAQPEAFDGAYLATRYKSEYDVPEIPAFVKRVIFPITVFIGKLLGKYKKFKDAPEPLV, encoded by the coding sequence ATGAATCAAAAACTTCCACACACCATCCAAAATTGCGTCGGCGAAGAGTTGACATTTCAAAGCATTGTTTCAGCGGGAGATGAAAAACGCATATTGGTTCATGCGTCTTGTAAGCCGGGAGCTGGCCCGGCAATGCATGTTCATTTTCGGCAGGATGAAAGCTTGACCGTACGAAAGGGAAAAATGGGTTATCAAATTCTTGGCGAAGCCCCCAAGGTTTGCGAAGTCGGGGAAACGATCCTGTTCCCGCGCGGAACTCCTCATAAATTTTGGGCTGCGGATGGAATTGACCTTGAGATGGAGGGATGGATCCAACCCGTTGACAACATAGTTTTTTATTTATCAGCGATTTATGCGGCACAGAATGCTTCTGGAAAAGCACAGCCCGAGGCCTTTGACGGGGCTTACCTCGCGACGCGCTACAAATCGGAATACGATGTCCCGGAAATTCCTGCGTTTGTGAAAAGGGTTATTTTTCCGATCACAGTCTTCATCGGAAAGCTTCTAGGCAAGTACAAAAAGTTCAAGGATGCACCCGAGCCTTTGGTTTGA